A single window of Sulfurimonas crateris DNA harbors:
- a CDS encoding response regulator, with protein MSNVDLVQLTEETKKLTAMVVEDEKVANELLSSTFKNFFSDVKSCFNGKEALEAYSKLAPDIVFVDIIMAEMDGIELSRKIREIDPNQIIIVISASNDIEKISESIEVGVNSFIQKPIDTKKIIELLSSVVSMINKKKKIETKTFSISLPLDLYEIVNENAKAESISKNAVIIRALRNFYE; from the coding sequence ATGTCTAATGTAGATTTGGTTCAATTAACGGAAGAGACAAAAAAGCTAACTGCAATGGTTGTAGAAGATGAAAAAGTTGCCAATGAGCTTCTTAGCTCTACTTTTAAAAACTTTTTCTCTGATGTAAAGTCGTGCTTTAACGGAAAAGAGGCTCTTGAAGCTTACTCAAAATTAGCTCCTGATATCGTTTTTGTAGATATTATAATGGCAGAGATGGACGGAATTGAGCTTTCACGTAAAATTCGTGAAATAGATCCTAACCAGATCATTATCGTTATTTCGGCTAGTAACGACATTGAGAAGATATCTGAATCTATTGAAGTGGGTGTAAATAGCTTTATACAAAAACCTATAGATACTAAAAAGATAATCGAGCTCTTATCAAGCGTTGTATCTATGATAAATAAAAAGAAGAAGATCGAGACTAAAACATTCTCTATCTCACTTCCGTTAGATTTGTACGAAATCGTAAACGAAAATGCAAAAGCTGAGAGCATCTCTAAAAATGCTGTTATCATAAGAGCTTTGCGCAATTTTTACGAGTAA
- a CDS encoding TetR/AcrR family transcriptional regulator, giving the protein MPENRTIPKKSNTKQKILKASSALFSEHGFKATSVRKIASEVGIRESALYNHFKNKEEIFLCVAKEIFTTPFSDDKTDIKESALRGKAFLQKFAMQYKLLTFDKNNENMFRLLMIELFQNRELREQFMNEFHNENIKMLSEAFFIMMQHSLVRSADPIMVAYEFVSTLFYIRLQITLLRFDNTPTTALSTQFEKHVEFFWESIRV; this is encoded by the coding sequence ATGCCAGAAAACAGGACTATTCCAAAGAAATCAAATACAAAACAGAAGATACTAAAAGCTTCATCAGCCCTCTTCTCAGAGCATGGTTTTAAAGCCACAAGTGTGCGAAAAATAGCTTCAGAAGTGGGCATAAGAGAGAGTGCTTTGTACAATCACTTTAAAAACAAAGAGGAGATCTTTCTATGTGTTGCCAAAGAGATATTTACCACCCCCTTCTCTGATGATAAAACAGATATAAAAGAGTCTGCGCTAAGAGGAAAAGCATTTTTACAGAAATTTGCCATGCAGTACAAGCTTCTTACTTTTGATAAGAACAACGAGAATATGTTTAGGCTTTTAATGATAGAGCTGTTTCAAAACAGAGAGCTCAGAGAGCAGTTTATGAATGAGTTTCACAATGAGAACATTAAAATGCTCTCAGAGGCATTTTTTATCATGATGCAGCACTCGTTAGTACGTTCTGCTGATCCTATAATGGTTGCGTATGAATTTGTATCCACCCTATTCTATATTAGACTGCAGATAACGCTTCTGAGGTTTGATAATACGCCGACAACTGCTCTATCTACGCAGTTTGAAAAGCATGTTGAGTTCTTTTGGGAGAGTATAAGAGTATGA
- a CDS encoding 2-oxoacid:acceptor oxidoreductase family protein: MARTLMRFTGVGGQGVLLAGEIFAAAKITTGGHGLKTATYTSQVRGGPTVVDITLDDDEIYYPYANDGEINFMLSVAQVSYDQFKKGVQEGGTIVVDPNLVKPSDEDRKKWNIVEIPIITIAKEEVGNVITQSVVALAIANTMQNAIDKQVLIDTMLSKVPAKVHDVNKVAYTLGEKYALEAMAK; encoded by the coding sequence ATGGCTAGAACATTAATGAGATTTACCGGTGTCGGTGGGCAGGGCGTTCTTCTTGCAGGTGAGATCTTTGCTGCGGCAAAGATCACGACTGGCGGACATGGACTTAAAACTGCGACATATACGTCGCAGGTTCGTGGCGGACCAACAGTTGTTGATATCACACTAGATGATGATGAGATATATTATCCGTATGCAAATGATGGCGAAATTAACTTTATGCTTTCGGTTGCACAGGTAAGCTATGATCAATTTAAAAAAGGTGTTCAAGAGGGTGGAACTATAGTTGTAGATCCAAACCTTGTTAAGCCTAGTGATGAAGACAGAAAAAAATGGAATATAGTAGAGATTCCAATTATTACTATTGCAAAAGAAGAAGTAGGTAACGTTATTACTCAATCAGTAGTAGCACTTGCAATTGCAAATACAATGCAGAATGCTATTGACAAGCAAGTTCTTATAGATACTATGCTTTCAAAAGTTCCTGCAAAAGTTCATGATGTAAATAAAGTAGCATACACTCTTGGTGAAAAATATGCACTAGAGGCTATGGCAAAGTAG
- a CDS encoding 2-oxoglutarate ferredoxin oxidoreductase subunit beta, translated as MAFNYENYLRLEKVPTLWCWGCGDGVILKAFIRAVDKLGISKDDVCVVSGIGCSGRFSSYVDFNTVHTTHGRTVAFATGIKLMNPDKHVICVAGDGDALAIGGNHTIHGCRRNIDITMIVINNFIYGLTNSQTSPTTPQGMWTVSQKAGNIDPTFNATDLAIAAGASFVARESMIDPKKLEKIFVKALEHRGFAFLDVLSNCHINLGRKNKMASAMENLTWIDNITVSKKKYDSMSEEERKNLLPTGILKEDTEVREYCDMYAEIQKVHQGKRKTLTQDDFEKKI; from the coding sequence ATGGCATTTAATTATGAGAATTATTTAAGATTAGAGAAAGTACCGACTCTATGGTGTTGGGGTTGTGGTGACGGAGTTATTTTAAAAGCTTTTATTAGAGCTGTTGATAAACTTGGAATAAGTAAAGACGATGTTTGTGTAGTTTCTGGTATTGGATGTTCGGGAAGATTTTCTTCTTACGTAGATTTTAATACTGTTCATACAACTCACGGTAGAACGGTTGCTTTTGCAACAGGTATAAAATTAATGAATCCTGACAAGCATGTTATCTGTGTTGCAGGAGACGGAGATGCACTTGCAATTGGTGGTAACCATACCATTCACGGATGTAGAAGAAATATAGATATAACAATGATAGTTATCAATAACTTCATTTACGGTCTTACAAACTCTCAAACAAGTCCTACTACTCCTCAGGGTATGTGGACTGTGTCTCAAAAAGCGGGTAATATCGACCCTACTTTTAATGCTACTGATCTAGCAATTGCTGCTGGAGCATCTTTTGTAGCTAGAGAGAGTATGATCGACCCTAAAAAACTTGAGAAAATTTTTGTTAAAGCGCTTGAGCACAGAGGTTTTGCATTTTTAGATGTACTCTCAAACTGCCATATCAACCTTGGAAGAAAAAACAAGATGGCTTCAGCAATGGAGAACTTGACTTGGATAGACAACATTACGGTATCTAAGAAAAAATATGACTCTATGAGTGAAGAAGAGAGAAAAAATCTTCTACCTACAGGCATTCTTAAAGAGGATACAGAGGTTAGAGAGTATTGTGATATGTACGCAGAGATACAAAAAGTTCATCAAGGTAAGAGAAAAACACTTACTCAAGATGACTTTGAGAAAAAGATATAA
- a CDS encoding 2-oxoglutarate synthase subunit alpha has product MAKREVISSGNELSALAAKDAGCRFFGGYPITPSSEVMHEMSDLMPEVGGVCIQMEDEIAGVAAAIGAGMAGVRTMTATSGPGISLKAENLGLAQMAEVPLVVVNVMRGGPSTGLPTRVSQGDVAQAKNPSHGDYKSITLCAGSLAECYTETVRAFNLADRFMQPVFVLLDETLGHMHGKAVLPTEEEVAAGIVPRKTFDGPAEEYFPYECEHDQPAVLNPMFKGYRYHFTGLHHDKKGFPTEEIETCRKLIQRLEDKVELHKDEIELYEEFHTDDAEILIVAYGSVSLAAKEAIRHLREEGIKAGLFRPITLWPSPAEKMRELAARIPKVLCVELNIGQYRDEVQRATGRLDIDGLFKVNGRPISPYEIVNKVKEL; this is encoded by the coding sequence ATGGCAAAAAGAGAAGTTATTTCAAGCGGAAATGAACTGTCTGCATTAGCTGCAAAAGATGCTGGATGTAGATTTTTTGGAGGTTATCCGATTACTCCGTCAAGCGAAGTAATGCATGAGATGTCAGACTTAATGCCGGAAGTCGGCGGTGTCTGTATTCAAATGGAAGATGAGATCGCAGGTGTAGCAGCTGCAATCGGTGCTGGTATGGCCGGTGTTAGAACTATGACCGCAACATCAGGTCCTGGTATATCGCTAAAAGCTGAGAATCTTGGACTTGCTCAAATGGCAGAAGTTCCTTTAGTTGTTGTAAACGTTATGCGTGGCGGTCCATCAACTGGTCTTCCTACTCGTGTTTCACAAGGTGACGTTGCTCAGGCAAAAAACCCTTCTCACGGTGACTATAAGTCTATCACTCTTTGTGCAGGTTCACTTGCAGAGTGTTATACAGAGACGGTAAGAGCATTTAACTTAGCAGATAGATTTATGCAGCCTGTATTTGTTTTACTAGATGAGACACTTGGACACATGCACGGTAAAGCTGTTCTTCCTACTGAAGAAGAAGTTGCAGCCGGAATCGTTCCTAGAAAAACTTTTGACGGTCCTGCAGAGGAGTATTTCCCGTATGAGTGCGAGCATGATCAGCCGGCAGTTCTAAACCCGATGTTTAAAGGATACCGCTACCACTTTACCGGTCTTCACCACGATAAGAAGGGTTTCCCTACTGAAGAGATAGAGACTTGTAGAAAGCTTATCCAAAGACTTGAAGATAAAGTTGAGCTTCATAAAGATGAGATCGAACTATATGAAGAGTTTCATACTGATGATGCAGAGATACTAATAGTTGCTTACGGTTCAGTTTCCCTTGCGGCAAAAGAGGCGATCAGACACTTAAGAGAAGAGGGCATTAAAGCAGGTCTATTCAGACCTATTACACTTTGGCCAAGCCCGGCAGAGAAGATGAGAGAGCTTGCAGCTAGAATCCCAAAAGTTCTATGCGTTGAGCTAAATATAGGGCAATACAGAGACGAAGTTCAACGTGCTACAGGTAGACTTGATATTGATGGTCTATTTAAAGTAAACGGAAGACCGATCTCTCCTTATGAAATAGTAAATAAAGTAAAGGAGCTCTAA
- a CDS encoding 4Fe-4S binding protein translates to MGTFRTENPGNQPVWVNTNNCKACDICVSVCPAGVLGMVYEPTSTLGAMISIQHPESCIGCNECELTCPDFAIYVAEKKEYKFAKLTDEAKERQVAIVANNYMSLDQKGVK, encoded by the coding sequence ATGGGAACTTTTAGAACTGAAAACCCTGGCAATCAGCCTGTTTGGGTAAACACAAACAACTGCAAAGCTTGCGACATTTGTGTTTCTGTATGCCCTGCGGGCGTTCTTGGAATGGTGTATGAGCCTACATCTACTCTAGGTGCTATGATATCTATCCAGCATCCAGAGTCATGTATAGGGTGTAATGAGTGCGAATTAACTTGTCCTGACTTTGCTATATATGTAGCGGAGAAAAAAGAGTATAAATTTGCAAAACTTACTGATGAGGCAAAAGAGCGTCAAGTAGCTATTGTTGCAAATAATTATATGTCGCTAGATCAAAAAGGAGTTAAGTAA
- the sucD gene encoding succinate--CoA ligase subunit alpha, with amino-acid sequence MSILVNKETKVIVQGFTGKEGSFHAEQCLAYGTKIVGGVTPNKGGQEHLGKPVFNTVKEAVSSTGATVSMIFVPPAFVADAVMEAADAGIELAVVITEGAPVRDMQAAKAYATKHGMKTIGPNCPGIITAEECKIGIMPGMIFKKGNIGLISKSGTLTYEGANQVVKEGFGISTAVGIGGDPIIGLSYKQLLAMFEADPETHAIVMIGEIGGDLEIQAAAFIKENIKKPVVAFIAGQTAPKGKRMGHAGAIVSGGAGTAAEKMAALEAAGVKVVVSPADIGKAVAEVLSK; translated from the coding sequence ATGAGTATATTAGTAAATAAAGAGACAAAAGTAATCGTTCAAGGTTTTACAGGAAAAGAGGGGTCTTTTCATGCTGAGCAGTGTTTGGCATACGGTACAAAGATCGTAGGTGGTGTTACTCCAAATAAGGGTGGTCAAGAGCATTTAGGAAAACCTGTTTTCAATACAGTTAAAGAGGCTGTATCATCTACAGGTGCTACTGTTTCAATGATTTTCGTACCGCCTGCTTTTGTTGCAGATGCTGTAATGGAAGCTGCAGATGCAGGAATTGAACTTGCCGTTGTTATTACAGAGGGTGCTCCTGTTCGTGACATGCAAGCTGCAAAAGCTTACGCTACAAAACACGGTATGAAGACAATTGGGCCAAACTGTCCTGGAATTATAACTGCAGAAGAGTGTAAGATCGGTATTATGCCGGGTATGATATTCAAAAAGGGCAATATCGGTCTTATCTCAAAGTCTGGAACGCTTACTTATGAGGGCGCAAACCAAGTTGTAAAAGAGGGTTTTGGAATCTCTACGGCAGTCGGTATCGGTGGAGACCCTATCATCGGTCTTTCATACAAGCAGCTTCTTGCTATGTTTGAAGCAGACCCAGAAACACATGCGATCGTTATGATCGGTGAGATCGGTGGAGATCTTGAGATTCAAGCAGCTGCATTTATCAAAGAGAATATCAAAAAACCTGTTGTAGCGTTTATCGCAGGACAGACTGCTCCAAAAGGTAAAAGAATGGGTCACGCAGGTGCAATCGTTTCAGGCGGAGCAGGTACTGCGGCTGAAAAGATGGCTGCATTAGAGGCGGCAGGCGTTAAGGTTGTTGTTTCTCCGGCTGACATCGGAAAAGCGGTTGCAGAGGTGCTTTCTAAATAA
- the sucC gene encoding ADP-forming succinate--CoA ligase subunit beta, producing the protein MNIHEYQAKQIFAKYGVPTPKGLMAESVKQAVINAEELGGPIWVVKAQIHAGGRGLGGGVKLAKSIDEVKALAEEILGMTLVTHQTGPEGKLVQKLYIEDGADIKDELYLGVVLDRAKEMPVIMASTEGGMAIEDVAHDTPEKIIKVAVDPAIGFQGFHGRELVFGLGITDPAEQKKFISFASKLYKLYMENDAEMIEINPLVKTGSGDFLALDGKMGFDDSALGRHPDIEAMRDITEEDPDEREAGKYGLSYVSLDGEIGCMVNGAGLAMGTMDTINYMGGTPANFLDVGGSANAETVAKGFEIILKNPNVKAIFVNIFGGIVRCDRIANGILEATKLTDVHVPVIVRLDGTNALEAAEILKNANISNVIAATDLADGAAKAVAAAKQAK; encoded by the coding sequence ATGAATATACATGAGTATCAGGCAAAACAGATTTTTGCTAAATATGGTGTTCCTACACCAAAGGGTTTAATGGCAGAGAGCGTAAAGCAGGCTGTTATTAATGCAGAAGAGCTTGGCGGACCTATCTGGGTTGTAAAAGCTCAGATACACGCAGGCGGCCGTGGATTAGGGGGCGGTGTAAAACTTGCTAAAAGCATAGATGAAGTTAAGGCTCTAGCAGAAGAGATCCTTGGAATGACTCTTGTGACTCACCAAACAGGACCTGAGGGCAAGTTAGTTCAAAAACTCTACATCGAAGACGGTGCAGATATTAAAGATGAGTTATATCTTGGTGTTGTTCTTGACCGCGCAAAAGAGATGCCTGTAATAATGGCTTCAACAGAGGGCGGTATGGCAATTGAAGATGTTGCACACGATACTCCTGAGAAGATCATCAAAGTTGCTGTTGATCCTGCCATAGGTTTTCAAGGTTTTCACGGGCGTGAGCTAGTGTTTGGTCTTGGTATCACTGATCCTGCAGAGCAGAAAAAGTTTATAAGCTTTGCTTCAAAACTCTATAAGCTCTATATGGAAAACGATGCAGAGATGATTGAGATCAATCCACTTGTAAAGACAGGCAGCGGAGACTTCTTAGCACTTGACGGAAAGATGGGATTTGATGACTCTGCACTTGGGCGTCATCCAGATATCGAAGCTATGAGAGATATTACCGAAGAGGATCCTGATGAGCGTGAAGCAGGTAAATATGGACTGAGCTATGTATCTCTTGACGGTGAGATCGGTTGTATGGTAAACGGAGCAGGTCTTGCGATGGGTACTATGGATACGATCAACTATATGGGCGGAACTCCTGCAAACTTCCTTGATGTCGGCGGTTCTGCAAACGCTGAGACCGTTGCAAAAGGTTTTGAGATCATTCTTAAGAACCCAAATGTAAAAGCTATATTTGTTAACATCTTCGGCGGGATCGTTAGATGTGACCGTATTGCGAACGGTATTTTGGAAGCTACAAAACTTACAGATGTTCATGTTCCTGTTATTGTTAGACTTGACGGTACAAATGCACTTGAGGCTGCAGAAATTCTTAAAAATGCAAATATTTCAAATGTAATAGCTGCAACAGATTTAGCTGATGGTGCCGCAAAAGCAGTAGCAGCTGCAAAACAAGCTAAGTAA
- the fumC gene encoding class II fumarate hydratase — translation MSTRIEKDTMGEINVPKDAYWAAQTQRSIENFAIGEETMPYEITRAFSYLKKAVALVNRDLGKLDSKKADAIAQAADDMLSGKLDGNYPLVVWQTGSGTQSNMNNNEVLASRATEILGGDFRVEKLVHPNDDVNKSQSSNDTYPTALHIASVIAVETRVLPAIAKLKATLVEKSAKFDSIVKIGRTHLQDATPLTLGQEISGWVEMLNKCEKMAKDSLEAVRELALGGTAVGTGLNAHPELGERVAKKVSELTGHSFVTAPNKFHALTSHDALVYSHGALKALAADMMKIANDVRWLASGPRCGIGEITIPENEPGSSIMPGKVNPTQSEAVTMVACQVMGNDAAIGFAASQGNFQLNVFKPVIAYNFLQSCRLLADSIVSFNDNCAVGIEPVEDKIDFYLNNSLMLVTALNPYIGYENAAKIAKTAHKNNSTLKETAIELGLLSAEEFDKYVVPQDMIAPKA, via the coding sequence TTGAGCACTCGTATTGAAAAAGACACAATGGGCGAAATAAATGTCCCAAAAGATGCTTATTGGGCAGCACAGACTCAAAGATCGATAGAGAACTTTGCTATCGGTGAAGAGACAATGCCGTATGAGATAACAAGAGCATTTTCATACCTAAAAAAGGCCGTAGCGCTTGTTAACAGAGATCTCGGTAAATTGGATTCAAAAAAAGCTGACGCAATAGCTCAGGCAGCAGATGATATGCTCTCAGGAAAACTTGACGGAAACTATCCTCTTGTAGTTTGGCAGACAGGTTCAGGTACACAATCAAATATGAACAACAATGAGGTTCTCGCAAGCCGTGCTACAGAGATACTTGGCGGCGATTTTAGAGTAGAGAAGCTTGTTCATCCAAACGATGATGTAAACAAGTCTCAAAGCTCAAACGACACATACCCGACAGCGCTCCATATAGCATCTGTTATTGCGGTAGAGACTCGTGTTCTTCCTGCAATTGCAAAACTCAAAGCTACACTAGTTGAAAAGTCTGCAAAGTTTGACTCGATTGTAAAGATCGGTCGTACGCACCTTCAAGATGCAACGCCTTTAACTCTTGGACAGGAGATTAGCGGTTGGGTCGAGATGCTCAACAAGTGTGAAAAGATGGCAAAAGACTCGCTTGAGGCAGTTCGTGAACTGGCACTTGGCGGAACAGCTGTCGGAACAGGGCTTAATGCTCATCCTGAGCTTGGAGAGAGAGTGGCAAAGAAAGTGAGCGAACTTACAGGACACAGTTTTGTAACTGCTCCTAACAAGTTTCACGCACTTACTTCTCATGATGCGCTTGTATACTCTCACGGTGCGCTTAAAGCTCTTGCGGCTGATATGATGAAGATAGCTAACGATGTAAGATGGTTGGCTTCTGGTCCAAGATGCGGAATAGGGGAGATCACTATCCCTGAAAATGAGCCTGGCTCTTCAATTATGCCTGGAAAAGTAAACCCTACGCAGAGCGAAGCAGTAACAATGGTTGCATGTCAGGTTATGGGAAATGATGCGGCTATCGGTTTTGCGGCAAGCCAAGGAAACTTCCAGCTTAACGTTTTCAAACCTGTGATCGCTTACAACTTCTTGCAGTCATGCCGTCTATTGGCAGACTCTATCGTATCGTTTAACGATAACTGTGCTGTAGGTATCGAACCTGTAGAAGATAAAATAGATTTCTATCTTAACAACTCACTTATGCTTGTAACTGCTCTTAACCCTTATATAGGTTATGAAAATGCGGCGAAAATAGCTAAGACTGCGCATAAAAACAATTCGACTCTAAAAGAGACTGCTATAGAGCTTGGTCTACTTAGTGCCGAAGAGTTTGACAAATATGTCGTACCTCAAGATATGATAGCACCAAAAGCTTAA
- the mdh gene encoding malate dehydrogenase: MNQGKRVGIVGAGNVGATVAYSLAMLGSCHEIILRDNKIDVAKGKALDMSQAAAAVRSHTIVTVAEDMSDLTNCDVVVVTAGSPRLPGMSRDDLLMINANITKEVIQGIAKYSPDAIVIMVSNPLDAMTYVALRESGFERSRVIGMAGILDSARMASFIQEKLGYGGGQIRASVMGGHGDDMVPLPRYSTVAGVPLADLLTSAEIEEIVTRTRNGGAEIVSHLKTGSAYYAPAKSTTIMVEAILKDTKQIHPCAVYLEGEYGYSDVVSGVPVMIGANGAEKIIEITLDDSEKAMFKNSCDSVKSLIDTLNKNNFFKGE; the protein is encoded by the coding sequence ATGAATCAAGGAAAAAGAGTAGGGATAGTAGGCGCTGGAAATGTCGGCGCAACAGTAGCTTACTCTTTAGCAATGCTTGGTTCTTGTCATGAAATAATTCTTCGTGACAACAAGATTGATGTTGCTAAAGGAAAAGCGCTTGATATGAGTCAAGCTGCTGCAGCTGTAAGAAGTCACACTATTGTGACAGTGGCTGAGGATATGTCTGATTTAACTAACTGCGATGTTGTCGTAGTGACAGCAGGAAGCCCTAGGCTTCCGGGTATGAGCCGTGATGACTTGCTTATGATAAATGCGAATATTACAAAAGAGGTTATTCAGGGGATCGCTAAATACTCTCCTGATGCGATAGTTATAATGGTCTCAAATCCTCTTGACGCTATGACTTATGTAGCACTTAGAGAGAGCGGCTTTGAGAGAAGTCGTGTTATAGGTATGGCTGGTATATTAGACAGCGCAAGAATGGCAAGCTTTATTCAGGAAAAACTTGGATACGGCGGAGGACAGATTCGTGCGTCAGTAATGGGCGGTCACGGTGATGATATGGTTCCTCTTCCTAGATACTCTACCGTAGCAGGCGTTCCTCTTGCAGACCTTTTGACATCTGCAGAGATCGAAGAGATAGTGACTCGCACCCGTAACGGCGGTGCAGAGATAGTAAGTCATCTCAAAACCGGTTCTGCATATTATGCGCCTGCAAAATCTACTACAATAATGGTTGAAGCTATTTTAAAAGATACAAAACAGATTCACCCGTGTGCGGTCTATTTAGAGGGTGAATACGGTTACTCGGACGTAGTCTCAGGTGTTCCGGTAATGATCGGAGCAAACGGAGCAGAGAAGATCATCGAGATAACTCTTGATGATTCAGAGAAAGCTATGTTTAAAAACTCATGTGACTCTGTTAAGTCCCTGATCGATACACTAAATAAAAATAATTTTTTTAAAGGAGAATAA
- a CDS encoding NADP-dependent isocitrate dehydrogenase yields the protein MSKIIWSKIDEAPALATYSLLPIVNAFTKAAGVEVVLSDISLAGRVLAAMGLAEDELSKLGEVVLQEDANIIKLPNISASVGQLKDCIAELQGQGYDIPNYPENPANDSEKAIQAKYSTCLGSAVNPVLREGNSDRRAAVAVKNFAKKNPHKLRAFSENSKAYVAHMEGNGDFYGNEKSVTSDKDQKVTIALNGKELTTIKALAGEVLDGTFMSVAALKAFYKKTIEDAKANDVLWSLHLKATMMKISDPIMFGHGFVAFFEDVFAKYADTFKELNVNPNQGMSDLEKKIKGHAKEAEIKAAFKAALDSDAPKLAMVDSDKGTTNFNASNDVIIDASMPVVVREGGKQWDRTGAAVECVAVIPDSTYGMFHAEMVADCVKNGQYDVTTMGTMQNIGLMAQKAEEYGSHPTTFELAEAGTVTVTTEDGKVLMSFECEAGDIWRMSRAKDIPIKDWVRLTVERTRIEGIPAVFWLDENRAHDAEMIKKVKKYLADFDTNGLDIQFMNVTDATRFTNARIRQGLNTIAVTGNVLRDHLTDMYPILELGTSAKMLSIVPLLAGGGLYETGAGGSAPKHVEQFLKEGHLRWDSLGEFLALAESLRFLGHKHSDAKLSALTAALDKANEGYLDNSKEPSRKAGEPDNKASHFYLAQYWAKALAEGDNAELAAKFAPVAKALSEKEDQIISELLAVEGKAQNIGGYFHPNDELAQKAMRPSATLNAIIESI from the coding sequence ATGTCAAAAATTATTTGGTCAAAGATTGATGAAGCACCGGCTTTAGCAACTTATTCGTTATTGCCAATCGTAAATGCTTTTACTAAAGCAGCGGGTGTCGAAGTGGTTTTAAGTGATATTTCACTGGCAGGTAGAGTTTTAGCTGCAATGGGTCTTGCAGAAGATGAGCTTTCAAAACTTGGTGAAGTTGTTTTACAAGAAGATGCGAATATTATCAAACTTCCAAATATTTCAGCTTCAGTCGGTCAGCTTAAAGATTGTATTGCTGAACTTCAAGGGCAAGGTTACGATATTCCTAACTATCCTGAAAATCCTGCAAATGATTCTGAGAAAGCTATTCAGGCTAAATACAGCACATGTTTAGGTTCAGCGGTTAACCCTGTTCTACGTGAAGGTAACTCTGACCGCCGTGCTGCAGTGGCAGTTAAAAACTTTGCTAAAAAGAATCCTCATAAATTAAGAGCTTTCTCAGAAAACTCAAAAGCTTATGTTGCGCATATGGAAGGAAATGGTGATTTCTACGGAAATGAGAAATCTGTAACTTCTGACAAAGACCAAAAAGTGACAATCGCACTAAACGGTAAAGAGCTAACAACTATTAAAGCATTGGCTGGTGAAGTTCTTGACGGTACATTTATGTCAGTTGCTGCACTTAAAGCATTCTATAAGAAGACAATTGAAGATGCAAAAGCAAATGATGTATTATGGTCACTTCACCTAAAAGCGACTATGATGAAGATCTCTGATCCAATTATGTTTGGACATGGATTTGTTGCATTTTTTGAAGATGTTTTCGCTAAATATGCGGATACATTTAAAGAGTTAAATGTTAATCCCAACCAAGGTATGTCTGACTTAGAGAAGAAGATCAAAGGTCATGCTAAAGAGGCAGAGATCAAAGCTGCATTTAAAGCTGCACTAGATTCTGATGCACCAAAACTTGCAATGGTTGATTCTGATAAAGGAACAACGAACTTCAATGCTTCAAATGATGTAATTATCGATGCTTCTATGCCGGTAGTTGTACGTGAGGGCGGTAAGCAGTGGGATAGAACAGGAGCAGCTGTAGAGTGTGTTGCAGTTATTCCTGACTCTACATACGGAATGTTCCACGCTGAGATGGTAGCTGATTGTGTTAAAAACGGTCAGTACGATGTAACAACTATGGGTACAATGCAAAATATCGGTCTTATGGCTCAAAAAGCTGAAGAGTACGGTTCTCACCCGACTACGTTCGAGCTTGCAGAAGCTGGTACTGTAACAGTTACTACTGAAGACGGTAAAGTATTGATGAGCTTTGAGTGTGAGGCTGGTGATATCTGGAGAATGTCTCGCGCTAAAGATATTCCGATCAAAGACTGGGTTCGTCTAACTGTTGAGAGAACAAGAATCGAAGGTATCCCTGCAGTATTCTGGTTAGATGAAAACCGTGCTCACGATGCTGAGATGATTAAGAAAGTTAAAAAGTATTTAGCTGATTTCGATACAAACGGCCTAGATATTCAGTTTATGAACGTAACTGATGCTACTAGATTTACAAATGCAAGAATCAGACAAGGGTTAAATACGATCGCTGTAACTGGTAACGTTCTACGTGACCACTTAACGGATATGTACCCGATCTTAGAGCTTGGAACATCTGCAAAGATGCTTTCAATCGTTCCACTTTTAGCTGGCGGCGGATTGTATGAGACAGGTGCGGGCGGATCTGCTCCTAAGCACGTTGAGCAATTCTTAAAAGAGGGTCACTTAAGATGGGATTCTCTTGGTGAGTTCTTAGCACTCGCAGAGTCTCTAAGATTCTTAGGTCACAAGCACTCAGATGCTAAACTTTCAGCTTTAACGGCAGCTTTAGATAAAGCAAATGAAGGTTACCTTGATAACTCAAAAGAGCCTTCAAGAAAAGCGGGAGAGCCTGATAATAAAGCTTCTCACTTCTATTTAGCTCAATACTGGGCAAAAGCACTGGCTGAGGGTGACAACGCTGAGTTAGCTGCTAAGTTTGCTCCGGTTGCTAAAGCTCTTAGTGAAAAAGAAGACCAAATCATCTCTGAGCTTTTAGCTGTTGAAGGCAAAGCTCAAAATATCGGTGGTTACTTCCATCCAAATGATGAGTTGGCACAAAAGGCAATGCGTCCTTCTGCTACACTCAATGCTATAATAGAGAGTATCTAA